The proteins below are encoded in one region of Bremerella sp. P1:
- a CDS encoding vWA domain-containing protein: MSRLLMSVCVGLMLTIGTSTLHASRQLNVVVILDNSGSMKGMMNRSESKIDAAKSALMQVLDKSPATSQVGVLLLNPGPQGDWLIPLGPIDRANLQRSVASLDADGNTPLGAKMKVAADALLQLREANRYGTYKMLIVSDGEASDPDLVQQYLPSIQARGILIDVIGVNMAQKHSLATQTSTYRNANDPNSLAKAIGDVVLGESSASPDDAAGQTDFEVLAALPDQVAMASLAALTAASNDPIEKSQDWVPDESSTSSHGSSAPANSGHRSPPPPKDKSPISMFQILVFIFIFAAIARAVFANLKSKR; encoded by the coding sequence ATGTCGCGTCTATTGATGTCTGTGTGCGTGGGCTTAATGCTCACCATCGGTACAAGTACATTGCATGCCAGCAGGCAATTGAATGTTGTCGTGATTCTCGACAACTCAGGCTCGATGAAGGGCATGATGAACAGAAGCGAGTCCAAGATTGACGCGGCCAAGTCGGCGCTAATGCAGGTCCTTGATAAGTCTCCCGCAACTTCCCAAGTAGGGGTCCTGTTACTCAATCCAGGTCCTCAGGGAGATTGGTTGATCCCCCTTGGGCCCATCGATCGGGCCAATCTCCAACGCTCGGTCGCATCGCTCGACGCGGACGGCAACACTCCCCTGGGGGCCAAAATGAAGGTCGCAGCCGATGCTCTGCTGCAGCTGCGCGAGGCCAATCGCTACGGCACCTATAAGATGCTGATCGTTTCTGATGGTGAGGCAAGCGATCCTGATCTGGTCCAGCAGTATCTGCCGTCAATTCAGGCCCGAGGCATTTTGATCGACGTGATCGGTGTCAACATGGCGCAAAAGCATAGCCTGGCAACTCAGACCAGCACCTACCGCAATGCGAATGATCCGAATTCCCTGGCCAAGGCAATTGGCGATGTCGTTCTCGGTGAAAGTTCGGCAAGTCCAGATGATGCCGCCGGTCAAACCGACTTCGAAGTACTCGCTGCCCTGCCCGATCAGGTGGCGATGGCATCTCTGGCTGCGTTGACCGCCGCCAGCAACGATCCGATCGAGAAATCGCAAGATTGGGTTCCTGACGAAAGCTCGACTTCAAGCCACGGCTCATCGGCTCCAGCGAATTCAGGCCACCGCTCGCCGCCACCGCCCAAGGACAAATCGCCTATCTCGATGTTTCAGATCCTCGTATTCATTTTTATTTTTGCCGCGATAGCCCGAGCTGTATTCGCTAATCTAAAATCGAAGCGATAG
- a CDS encoding phosphate ABC transporter substrate-binding/OmpA family protein codes for MSKAKLLVASLVWLFLFAAAVLCWKLFLAPVVEVSQQEQERIAAEKARQEREEMLRRGGSDSHYKTQVKIALDGFSGYAVFRSPEFQEELRQKGIKLDLEDDGADYPKRLAALKDGSTDMAVFTIDALVKASAQAEDLPATIVAIVDETVGADAIVTYRDTFPNVDALNTPETKFVLTPDSPSETLARVVQSRFELDQLSEDPFIRVKDASAVFERYNAAKPGDKLAYVLWEPYVTQMLKNDRVHVVVDSSRFPSAIVDVLVASDDFVAKHRETVVDVVRAYLTANHAFHSTDRRIQLVMEDAAVSGASLSKDEATRLVEGVWWKNTQENLAHIGLRSQAKLPHLEDMIAGVTRVLVESGSIEKDPTDGHPNYLYNDSILNDLVNFHPGGQIEEVRGTAMPKLTDNQWSTLVPAGTARSPTLVFARGTVQLTERSRLLLDELVGTLQSTRYYVIVRGNASRRGNLEANARLAEERAKEVERYLVEKGVDTDRIRAIGVEPSGSTSVSFVLGELPY; via the coding sequence GTGTCGAAAGCCAAGCTGCTTGTCGCTAGTCTGGTTTGGCTGTTTCTATTCGCGGCAGCCGTGTTGTGTTGGAAGTTATTCCTTGCACCGGTCGTCGAAGTATCTCAGCAAGAGCAAGAACGCATCGCCGCCGAGAAGGCTCGCCAAGAGCGGGAAGAGATGCTGCGGCGGGGCGGGTCGGATAGCCACTACAAGACCCAGGTGAAGATCGCGTTGGACGGCTTCAGTGGCTACGCCGTCTTTCGGTCGCCTGAGTTCCAAGAGGAACTCCGCCAGAAAGGGATCAAGCTCGACCTGGAGGATGATGGAGCCGATTATCCCAAGCGGCTTGCTGCTCTCAAAGATGGCTCGACCGACATGGCCGTCTTCACGATCGACGCATTGGTTAAAGCGTCGGCCCAGGCGGAGGACTTGCCGGCAACGATTGTGGCAATCGTTGATGAGACCGTAGGAGCGGATGCGATTGTTACTTATCGCGATACATTTCCGAACGTCGATGCTCTGAATACGCCTGAGACCAAGTTCGTTCTCACGCCCGACTCGCCCAGCGAGACTTTGGCCCGGGTCGTACAGTCGCGGTTCGAGCTCGATCAGTTAAGCGAAGACCCGTTTATCCGAGTTAAAGACGCTTCGGCGGTGTTCGAGAGATACAACGCGGCGAAACCCGGCGACAAGTTGGCCTATGTCTTGTGGGAACCGTACGTGACGCAGATGCTCAAGAATGATCGCGTCCACGTCGTGGTCGATAGTTCCCGCTTCCCGTCGGCGATTGTCGATGTCCTGGTGGCCAGTGATGACTTCGTGGCCAAGCATCGCGAGACAGTCGTCGATGTTGTCCGCGCCTACCTAACTGCCAACCACGCGTTCCACTCGACCGATCGTCGCATTCAGCTAGTGATGGAAGATGCCGCGGTGAGCGGCGCGTCCTTGTCAAAAGACGAGGCAACTCGGCTGGTTGAAGGAGTATGGTGGAAGAATACGCAAGAGAATCTCGCCCACATCGGGCTCCGCTCGCAGGCCAAGCTCCCGCATCTCGAAGACATGATCGCCGGTGTCACGCGAGTCCTGGTTGAGTCTGGTTCGATCGAGAAGGACCCGACCGATGGTCACCCCAATTACCTGTACAACGATTCTATTCTGAACGACCTGGTCAACTTTCACCCTGGTGGACAAATAGAGGAGGTTCGTGGCACCGCGATGCCCAAACTGACGGACAACCAGTGGAGTACGCTGGTTCCGGCCGGAACGGCTCGATCTCCGACCCTGGTTTTTGCCCGCGGAACGGTCCAGTTAACCGAGCGCAGCCGTTTGTTGTTGGATGAACTAGTGGGAACGCTCCAGTCGACGCGTTACTATGTAATTGTGCGGGGCAATGCATCGCGACGTGGAAACCTAGAGGCGAACGCACGCTTGGCGGAAGAGCGGGCCAAAGAGGTTGAGCGGTACCTGGTTGAAAAAGGAGTCGATACCGATCGAATACGTGCGATCGGGGTCGAGCCGAGTGGTAGTACGTCCGTTTCCTTTGTCCTTGGCGAACTCCCTTATTGA
- a CDS encoding PspA/IM30 family protein: MFKAVGKYMRAVWYLMTFRVEKASEALRMNPGVVSANYDRIIEEKRSQINQYKDAIASMIAQEESKKQKLKVLTEEVERLEKLKAGAAAKARQVAERHNGDAAATHADPEYQKCQTAFRDFSTTLTEKQARISELESDIEQLLANINRHKLQIETQMRDLEKLGEEKHEAVATILSAREEQQIADLMTGLSQDRTSEELRELRELRNKASANARVSRELAGLDTKQAEAEFLEFANESQANDEFDALIGLTKNSPDTDKGSQESTRIPEA; the protein is encoded by the coding sequence ATGTTTAAAGCAGTCGGCAAATACATGAGAGCCGTTTGGTACCTGATGACGTTCCGCGTCGAAAAGGCCAGCGAAGCACTGCGTATGAATCCCGGCGTGGTCTCCGCCAACTACGATCGAATCATCGAAGAAAAGCGGAGCCAGATCAACCAATACAAAGACGCGATCGCTTCGATGATTGCCCAGGAAGAATCGAAGAAGCAGAAGCTCAAGGTTTTGACCGAAGAAGTCGAACGCTTGGAAAAGCTGAAGGCCGGTGCGGCAGCCAAAGCTCGTCAGGTCGCCGAGAGACACAATGGCGACGCTGCGGCAACCCATGCCGATCCAGAGTATCAAAAGTGCCAAACGGCCTTTCGCGATTTCAGCACGACGCTCACTGAGAAGCAGGCCCGCATCAGCGAGTTGGAGTCGGACATCGAACAGCTTCTAGCGAACATCAATCGCCACAAGCTACAGATCGAGACGCAGATGCGCGATCTGGAAAAGCTTGGCGAAGAGAAGCACGAAGCTGTGGCGACGATCCTGTCCGCTCGAGAAGAGCAGCAAATTGCCGATCTCATGACAGGCCTTTCACAAGATCGCACGAGCGAAGAGCTTCGCGAACTGCGCGAGTTGCGGAACAAGGCGTCTGCCAATGCACGTGTCAGTCGCGAACTGGCCGGCCTTGATACCAAGCAGGCCGAGGCAGAGTTCTTGGAGTTCGCCAATGAGAGCCAAGCCAACGATGAGTTTGACGCTTTGATCGGCTTGACGAAAAACTCGCCAGACACCGACAAGGGCTCTCAGGAATCGACAAGAATTCCGGAAGCGTAA
- a CDS encoding ABC transporter permease — MIRRPISQKTRIVLGIVSFIVLLIGYAWISHRAHVENPRNKTLPNFSQFQEGWKRIATGEGGVDLWADVKASAMRLAIGVGLGILLAFIIGLAMGCFPIVEASLMPPIAFLAKIPPTAMLAVYFVFFGVTGIQIFVALIAFGIFPTLAQSIAQAAQKDVDEHTLYKTYTLGASHFEVVWEVVLRQILPRIIENARLQIGPAMVFLVAAEFALADQGFGYTLRMQSRLQNMNIVYTYLALLGIAGLVFDQLLILLRRFTCPWFGD; from the coding sequence ATGATTCGCCGCCCAATCAGTCAGAAAACGCGTATCGTTTTGGGGATTGTCAGTTTCATTGTTCTGCTTATCGGTTACGCGTGGATCTCGCATCGAGCACATGTCGAGAACCCACGTAACAAGACGCTACCGAACTTTAGCCAGTTCCAGGAAGGATGGAAGCGAATTGCCACCGGCGAAGGAGGCGTCGACTTGTGGGCAGACGTCAAGGCATCGGCCATGCGCCTGGCGATCGGAGTGGGCTTAGGGATCCTGCTCGCGTTTATCATCGGGCTGGCGATGGGATGTTTCCCAATTGTGGAAGCAAGTCTGATGCCCCCAATCGCGTTTCTGGCGAAGATACCTCCAACGGCGATGCTTGCCGTGTACTTTGTATTCTTCGGGGTCACCGGTATCCAAATCTTTGTGGCCTTGATCGCCTTCGGTATCTTTCCAACACTCGCCCAATCAATTGCTCAGGCCGCTCAAAAAGATGTGGACGAGCATACGCTCTACAAAACGTATACCCTCGGTGCATCCCACTTCGAGGTCGTGTGGGAAGTCGTCCTCCGCCAGATTCTTCCACGAATCATTGAAAACGCCCGCCTGCAGATCGGTCCGGCGATGGTCTTTCTCGTTGCCGCCGAATTCGCTCTGGCAGACCAGGGTTTCGGTTATACGCTCCGCATGCAATCACGTCTGCAGAACATGAATATCGTTTACACCTACCTGGCCCTGCTCGGTATCGCAGGACTTGTTTTCGACCAACTCTTGATTCTTCTGCGTCGATTCACTTGCCCATGGTTTGGTGACTAA
- a CDS encoding PSD1 and planctomycete cytochrome C domain-containing protein, translating to MMSRGIAAALLIAFAANCYAQDEVHFETDVRGIFKQHCFHCHGEEETVEGGLDLRLVRWMVEGGDSGSAIVAGKPEESLLYQRLEAHEMPPDASKQLSAEELEKVKRWIGGGAKTARAEPETLGDKYLITDEERAHWAYQPIKRPEVPQVKHAAAVANPIDAFLLAKLEEHGHQFNKPATPDRLVRRLSLDLLGLPPEPQWSAELQASEDPAQWNKLVDKLLASPHYGERWGRHWLDVAGYADSEGYSDVDAERPHAWRYRDYVIRAFNTGMPFDQFIREQLAGDELVSSPMNDLSPEDVELLAATGFLRMAPDGTGGAVDDAQQARNDTIADTIHIVSSSLMSITLSCAQCHDHRYDPISQADYYRFRAVFDPAFDWQKWKNPKQRLISLYTDADRKTAAEIEEEAKVIDAAVIEKRNEFIQTTFEEQLAKLPGEIHELARTGFATDAKERTPEQKEIFRKHPNLNVSAGSLYLYNRKAADELKKMQKEATDVRAKKPKQEYVRALTETPGQIPATRLFYRGDYAQPKQELTPAGLTIVRQASDLPEIPVSSSNLSTSGRRLALATYLTDPKHPLTARAIMNRVWMHHFGVGLVTTPTDFGVLGDPPTHPELLDWLAAEFIESGWDLKHMHRLILTTTAWRQAVRDDAALQAEDPDNQWYGGARLRRLDAEAIRDSLLTISGELNTKQFGPPVPVMPDAVGRIVVGEENTNAGRPGAAVDMKGEDLRRSVYIQVRRSRPLSMMETFDQPAMSPNCDQRRPSTSATQSLMMLNSVELIDRSRKSATKLLQAFPDDPAKRIESAWRLIYCRAIQEQELTDAQAFVQSVAEDLKTQTAYQAKGDKPPDRSADEEALAVLCQVLLSSNEFLYVQ from the coding sequence ATGATGTCTCGTGGAATCGCCGCTGCATTATTGATTGCGTTCGCTGCAAACTGCTACGCCCAAGATGAGGTCCATTTCGAGACCGACGTCCGCGGTATTTTCAAGCAGCATTGTTTTCACTGCCACGGTGAGGAAGAGACCGTCGAAGGTGGTCTCGATCTCCGCTTGGTACGGTGGATGGTCGAGGGAGGCGATTCCGGCTCGGCGATTGTCGCTGGTAAGCCGGAAGAGAGTTTGCTCTACCAACGCCTCGAAGCGCACGAGATGCCGCCAGACGCCAGCAAGCAGCTCTCGGCGGAGGAACTTGAGAAAGTAAAACGTTGGATCGGCGGCGGTGCCAAGACTGCCCGCGCAGAACCGGAGACGCTCGGAGATAAATATCTGATCACCGACGAAGAGCGGGCTCACTGGGCGTATCAGCCAATTAAGCGGCCGGAAGTTCCGCAGGTGAAGCATGCTGCGGCCGTCGCGAATCCGATCGATGCTTTTCTGTTGGCGAAGTTGGAAGAACATGGCCATCAGTTCAATAAGCCCGCCACTCCGGATCGGCTGGTCCGCCGACTGTCGCTCGACCTGTTGGGGCTCCCGCCAGAGCCGCAGTGGTCTGCGGAGTTGCAGGCAAGCGAAGATCCAGCGCAATGGAACAAACTGGTCGACAAACTGCTCGCCTCGCCGCACTACGGAGAACGCTGGGGACGACATTGGTTGGATGTCGCCGGCTACGCCGACAGCGAAGGGTATAGCGACGTCGACGCCGAACGTCCGCATGCCTGGCGTTACCGTGATTACGTGATTCGGGCGTTCAACACCGGAATGCCGTTCGATCAGTTCATTCGTGAACAATTGGCAGGCGACGAGTTGGTTTCATCCCCGATGAACGACCTCTCTCCCGAAGATGTCGAACTGCTCGCAGCGACCGGCTTTCTGCGGATGGCGCCCGACGGAACCGGTGGCGCGGTGGATGACGCTCAGCAAGCACGAAACGACACAATCGCCGATACGATTCACATCGTCTCCTCTTCGCTGATGTCGATCACGTTGTCGTGCGCCCAGTGCCACGACCATCGCTACGATCCGATTTCGCAGGCCGATTACTATCGCTTCCGCGCGGTCTTTGATCCGGCGTTCGATTGGCAGAAATGGAAAAACCCCAAACAGCGTCTCATCTCGCTCTACACCGACGCCGATCGAAAGACGGCCGCCGAGATTGAAGAAGAGGCGAAAGTCATCGACGCCGCCGTCATCGAAAAACGGAACGAGTTCATCCAGACAACGTTTGAAGAGCAACTGGCAAAACTGCCAGGCGAGATTCACGAATTGGCTCGAACGGGTTTCGCAACAGACGCCAAAGAGCGGACGCCGGAGCAAAAAGAGATCTTCCGCAAGCATCCGAATCTCAACGTCTCCGCTGGTTCGCTCTACTTATACAATCGGAAGGCAGCAGATGAACTGAAGAAGATGCAGAAGGAGGCGACGGACGTTCGCGCGAAGAAGCCGAAACAAGAATACGTGCGAGCACTGACTGAGACGCCAGGACAGATTCCGGCCACCCGACTCTTCTATCGAGGCGACTACGCGCAACCGAAACAAGAGCTGACGCCGGCCGGTTTGACGATCGTCCGTCAGGCGTCGGACCTTCCAGAGATCCCGGTTTCGTCTTCGAATCTGTCGACCTCCGGCAGGCGATTGGCCCTGGCCACCTATCTTACCGATCCCAAGCATCCCTTGACTGCCCGAGCGATTATGAATCGCGTCTGGATGCACCACTTCGGCGTCGGTCTGGTCACCACGCCAACTGACTTCGGCGTGTTAGGCGATCCACCGACGCATCCCGAACTGCTCGATTGGCTGGCAGCCGAGTTCATCGAGAGCGGTTGGGACTTGAAGCACATGCACCGGCTGATCTTAACCACCACTGCATGGCGACAAGCGGTTCGCGACGATGCGGCGCTTCAAGCTGAGGACCCCGACAATCAATGGTACGGGGGCGCCCGACTGCGACGGCTCGACGCCGAGGCGATTCGCGACAGCCTGCTGACGATCTCCGGCGAGTTGAACACGAAACAATTCGGCCCACCGGTTCCGGTCATGCCGGACGCCGTGGGCCGCATCGTGGTTGGCGAAGAGAACACCAACGCGGGGCGACCCGGTGCGGCAGTGGATATGAAGGGGGAAGATCTGCGGCGGAGCGTTTACATTCAGGTTAGGCGGAGTCGCCCCTTGAGCATGATGGAGACGTTCGATCAGCCGGCCATGAGTCCAAATTGCGATCAACGTCGACCTTCGACCAGCGCCACGCAGTCATTGATGATGCTCAACAGCGTTGAACTGATCGACCGTTCGCGGAAATCGGCGACCAAACTGTTGCAAGCGTTTCCCGACGATCCCGCCAAACGGATCGAGTCCGCCTGGCGACTGATCTATTGCCGTGCGATCCAAGAGCAAGAGTTGACCGACGCTCAGGCGTTCGTTCAGTCGGTCGCGGAAGATTTAAAGACGCAGACGGCCTATCAGGCTAAGGGAGACAAGCCGCCGGATCGTTCCGCCGATGAGGAGGCGCTTGCCGTGTTGTGCCAGGTACTGCTTAGCTCCAACGAGTTTTTGTACGTCCAGTAA